A portion of the Candidatus Pristimantibacillus lignocellulolyticus genome contains these proteins:
- a CDS encoding GNAT family N-acetyltransferase — MTTSKKEIFVSNSPTREQIEHIYDILGDVFSVGRAFFQERMDFDSSYDTKTTWFATVDGTIASVVQIFPLHIRVGKSSLKIGAMGSVGTNPNFRGMGLAHQILNAQTEWMKNEDYDLSLLLASIHPFYEKVGWKLITEKAYSIPRPTIAPSNGSLDIIPFEPAYLDDLRAIYEQFNSERTYTVIRDESYWHDLIKWPLWKDNDCLLIRKDNRIVAYGIMEKSDKNNIFIHEFAYLKEAEEDAVDLFLALCERRPHAEQIFSMLSEDHRITTYFKEQAATEHKIDIAMWKKINFTSTFNKLQPELEARLQHSEQTALQELHLDLCSGDEHLFLDYKHEQLTISQASLPNTTYMSLVVDEIQLIKYIIWGYDEANDNSDSFSILQALFPKQNATFYFSDRF; from the coding sequence ATGACAACATCCAAGAAAGAAATTTTTGTTTCTAATAGCCCTACTAGAGAGCAAATTGAACATATTTACGATATACTAGGTGATGTTTTTTCAGTAGGTCGTGCTTTTTTTCAAGAAAGAATGGATTTTGATTCGTCATACGATACCAAGACAACGTGGTTTGCCACAGTCGATGGTACCATTGCTTCCGTTGTACAAATATTTCCGCTTCATATTCGTGTCGGCAAGTCTAGTCTAAAAATCGGGGCAATGGGTAGTGTTGGAACAAACCCAAACTTTCGAGGAATGGGACTAGCACATCAAATACTTAACGCTCAGACAGAGTGGATGAAAAACGAAGATTATGATCTGAGTTTGCTACTTGCTAGCATTCATCCTTTCTACGAGAAAGTCGGCTGGAAGCTTATTACCGAAAAAGCATATTCTATACCACGTCCAACTATAGCGCCAAGTAATGGTAGTTTAGATATTATTCCATTTGAACCCGCTTACTTAGACGATTTGCGCGCTATCTATGAGCAGTTTAATAGTGAGCGTACTTATACCGTTATTCGTGATGAATCATATTGGCACGATCTAATTAAATGGCCTTTATGGAAAGATAATGATTGCTTACTTATTCGTAAGGACAATCGTATTGTTGCATATGGCATTATGGAAAAGAGCGATAAAAATAACATTTTCATTCATGAATTTGCTTATCTTAAGGAAGCTGAAGAGGATGCTGTAGATTTATTCCTGGCATTATGCGAGCGACGTCCTCATGCTGAGCAAATTTTCTCTATGCTTTCTGAAGATCATCGCATCACTACTTATTTTAAAGAGCAAGCTGCAACTGAACATAAGATAGATATAGCGATGTGGAAAAAAATCAATTTCACTTCTACTTTTAACAAGTTACAACCGGAATTGGAAGCTAGACTACAGCACAGTGAGCAAACTGCTCTGCAAGAACTCCATCTTGACCTTTGTAGTGGAGATGAGCATTTATTCCTAGATTACAAGCATGAACAGCTTACCATTTCCCAAGCAAGCTTGCCGAATACTACGTATATGTCGCTTGTCGTTGATGAAATTCAATTAATTAAGTATATAATTTGGGGATATGATGAAGCTAATGATAATTCAGACTCCTTTAGTATTTTACAAGCCTTGTTCCCTAAGCAGAATGCGACTTTCTATTTCTCCGATCGTTTCTAA
- a CDS encoding 3-ketoacyl-ACP reductase, whose amino-acid sequence MQSIAGKVALITGAGRGIGRATAIAFAEEGVHVGLVGRTLTNLQQVAEELKQYDVKVAIAAADIADLDSITSAVQSIRDELGAIDILVNNAGIAKFGGFMDLTPDEWTNIIDVNVKGVYYTTRAVLPEMMERNTGDIINISSTAGQRGAPLTSAYTASKAAVIGLSESLMLEVRKKNIRVTTLTPSTVATEMAVELNLTDGNPEKVMQAEDLADLIVAGLKLHPRVLLKHAGLWSTNP is encoded by the coding sequence ATGCAATCGATCGCAGGGAAAGTAGCGTTAATTACAGGAGCAGGGCGTGGTATTGGACGTGCAACAGCAATAGCTTTTGCAGAGGAAGGTGTACACGTAGGTCTTGTTGGACGTACACTTACAAATTTACAACAAGTAGCAGAGGAACTTAAGCAATATGATGTGAAAGTGGCAATAGCCGCAGCCGATATTGCAGATTTGGATTCTATAACATCAGCGGTTCAGTCTATTAGAGATGAACTTGGTGCTATCGATATTTTAGTAAACAATGCAGGTATTGCCAAATTCGGTGGCTTTATGGACTTAACGCCAGATGAATGGACAAATATTATAGACGTGAATGTAAAAGGTGTATACTACACAACACGTGCGGTATTACCTGAAATGATGGAGCGTAATACAGGCGATATTATTAATATCTCATCAACAGCTGGTCAAAGAGGAGCGCCACTTACTAGTGCATACACAGCTTCCAAAGCAGCAGTAATCGGACTTAGTGAGTCATTAATGCTTGAAGTTCGTAAGAAAAATATTCGTGTTACTACGTTGACGCCAAGTACAGTCGCAACGGAAATGGCTGTTGAATTGAACTTAACAGATGGTAACCCAGAAAAAGTGATGCAAGCAGAAGATTTAGCAGACTTAATAGTTGCAGGACTTAAACTTCATCCACGTGTTCTATTGAAACATGCTGGTCTTTGGTCGACGAATCCTTAA
- a CDS encoding response regulator: MVKLMIVEDEEIIREGILQMIDWQAHHIDICASATNGLEALELFPIHQPDLLLTDIRMPQLDGLDLIEQARSRGYNFIPVILSGYNDFNYARKGILLGVVDYVLKPCRPEELLSAVLTAKQQLEEQQSQDQTLQQLQLTWAKNRTLAKQQKLTQWIDQRQVGYENRIITMKELEIKLQPTQLHVGTIQMDQQLMDAKYTPEDRDTLQYAIMNILAETLEELYQSKLEYFAYKGHMVWCANLNTEMNNDLLIKQLRKLQENIQHYLQVSISIGVGDEVEHINDIHISFQQAMKMLESRFFNGVGSIFIYNKVINTVMNEQDSILVNAEINMLEDELLSSIGNGQYATTLDLTEQWLDKLRVISNHDRNEVQLKISSFMLELQKLMSKQATCSFEWKNQIINWVEHLPHAETLDELSVLLKKMIQQLIEALSERQVLHRTVQSAIDLIHERYQGNLSLEQIAKEVFVSNTYLSTLFKQELGTNFLDYLHQFRIEKSKQLLHNQLKVFAVARMVGYQDERHFSHTFKKWTGVTPTQFQKQHITQ; the protein is encoded by the coding sequence GTGGTTAAACTTATGATTGTTGAAGATGAAGAAATAATCCGTGAAGGTATACTCCAAATGATTGATTGGCAAGCACATCATATTGATATTTGCGCTTCAGCTACGAACGGCCTTGAAGCTCTTGAACTCTTCCCAATACATCAACCAGATCTATTATTAACCGATATTCGCATGCCACAACTCGACGGATTAGACTTGATCGAACAAGCGCGATCTAGGGGTTACAACTTTATCCCGGTCATTCTATCTGGCTACAATGATTTTAACTATGCTCGAAAAGGAATTTTACTCGGAGTAGTTGACTATGTACTTAAACCATGCCGCCCTGAAGAACTGTTAAGTGCCGTCCTTACTGCTAAACAGCAATTGGAAGAACAACAATCACAGGATCAAACTTTGCAGCAACTTCAGTTGACCTGGGCAAAAAACCGTACATTAGCCAAGCAACAAAAGTTAACACAATGGATCGACCAAAGGCAAGTAGGCTATGAGAATCGTATAATTACAATGAAGGAACTCGAAATAAAACTGCAGCCTACTCAACTTCACGTAGGTACGATTCAAATGGATCAGCAGCTAATGGATGCTAAGTATACACCTGAGGATAGAGATACACTTCAATATGCAATTATGAATATACTAGCCGAAACATTAGAAGAATTGTATCAAAGTAAGTTGGAGTACTTTGCATATAAGGGGCATATGGTTTGGTGTGCGAATTTAAACACCGAAATGAATAATGACTTATTGATCAAACAACTTCGTAAGCTTCAAGAAAATATCCAGCACTATCTTCAAGTATCGATTAGTATCGGAGTTGGCGATGAGGTCGAACATATTAATGACATTCACATTTCTTTTCAGCAAGCGATGAAAATGCTAGAATCACGCTTCTTCAATGGTGTTGGATCTATCTTCATCTATAACAAAGTAATTAATACGGTGATGAATGAGCAAGATTCTATTTTAGTGAATGCCGAAATTAATATGCTCGAGGATGAGCTACTTTCTTCGATTGGCAATGGACAGTATGCCACTACACTCGATCTTACCGAGCAATGGCTAGATAAGCTTCGAGTCATATCTAATCATGATCGCAATGAGGTTCAACTGAAAATTAGCAGCTTTATGTTAGAGTTACAGAAACTAATGTCCAAACAAGCGACATGTTCCTTCGAGTGGAAAAACCAGATCATCAATTGGGTAGAACATTTACCCCATGCTGAGACGTTAGATGAGCTCAGTGTTCTATTGAAGAAAATGATTCAACAGCTAATCGAGGCTCTATCCGAACGGCAAGTGCTACATCGGACGGTTCAGTCAGCCATTGATCTCATTCATGAACGATATCAGGGTAATCTTTCCTTAGAACAAATAGCCAAAGAAGTATTTGTATCGAATACGTACTTAAGTACGTTATTCAAGCAAGAGTTGGGGACTAACTTTCTAGATTATCTTCATCAATTTCGTATTGAAAAGTCCAAGCAACTTCTGCATAATCAACTCAAAGTTTTTGCTGTAGCTAGAATGGTAGGCTATCAAGATGAACGGCATTTTAGTCATACCTTTAAGAAATGGACTGGTGTTACACCTACACAATTCCAGAAACAACATATCACCCAGTAA
- a CDS encoding sensor histidine kinase has translation MTQSKIKINRPYPMRWKLFLWIAPFFLVTIAITGGFSYFIASKLVLNNVGQAQYNLAKTSLDQFDYIAQDAIDFSNYLFLSMHTQQLLATENDPVVRKDLFSSLSTLMVTRHSMQSVILYTLDPNNHQKPFAINHAGIASAIPFERFANSTLYQQTLEADGKPVWTLMRAHETVFDGDRQTKIVLSKVVKDSNTLVPKGIVLLGFNESKLREQYMKTVGKDNQIYVIDQNGLILSASNQEWQHKNATELPFIDGYEALLHNEKLTHIDNKQWIVSHSSSGLTGWHVLVVQEKQQLLTELKQIQTSTVLIMLACFVVSLIITWIAASLITNPLKKLLRSMRRLQNGDFSQRVDFSGQDEIGRLGEGYNNMVIRIKDLIDEVYAMQLKQRNAELKTLQAQIHPHFLYNTLDMICWTAQQRGQKDISELVYSLSNLFRLSLSEGRDFITLDEELELIRSYLFLQKQRFKDRLHFEIHVPDDALALHVPKLLLQPLIENAVIHGIEPLHEHGFIQVTIQYSNHQLHIEVMDNGVGIQQERLYEINQALLQHSNLHRDQNSSSFFALTNVKERLIIIYGSEILFHITSTEGKGTLVSMTFPISEGGIHCG, from the coding sequence ATGACACAATCCAAAATCAAGATTAACCGTCCCTATCCAATGCGCTGGAAACTGTTCTTATGGATTGCCCCTTTTTTCCTTGTCACAATTGCTATTACTGGTGGATTCTCCTATTTTATAGCATCCAAACTTGTACTAAATAATGTAGGTCAAGCTCAATACAATCTTGCCAAAACGAGTCTAGATCAATTTGATTATATTGCGCAGGACGCGATTGACTTTTCTAATTACTTATTTCTATCCATGCATACACAGCAATTACTAGCTACCGAGAATGATCCCGTTGTTCGAAAGGATCTCTTTTCTTCTCTATCTACCTTGATGGTTACTCGCCATTCTATGCAATCTGTCATTCTGTATACGTTAGATCCTAATAATCATCAAAAGCCATTTGCTATTAATCATGCTGGAATTGCAAGCGCTATTCCTTTTGAACGATTTGCAAATTCTACCCTTTATCAACAAACGCTTGAAGCTGATGGAAAACCTGTATGGACGCTTATGCGTGCACACGAAACAGTATTTGATGGTGACCGCCAAACCAAAATTGTCTTATCCAAGGTAGTTAAAGATAGCAACACATTGGTACCTAAAGGTATTGTGCTACTCGGATTTAATGAATCAAAATTAAGAGAGCAATATATGAAAACAGTTGGAAAAGACAATCAAATCTATGTCATTGATCAGAATGGATTAATATTAAGCGCTTCCAACCAAGAGTGGCAACATAAAAATGCTACTGAGCTACCTTTTATTGATGGATATGAAGCTTTATTACATAATGAAAAGCTCACTCATATTGATAATAAGCAATGGATCGTTAGTCATAGTTCCTCTGGGTTAACGGGTTGGCATGTTCTTGTTGTTCAAGAGAAGCAACAGCTTTTAACTGAGTTAAAACAGATTCAAACGAGTACAGTATTAATTATGTTAGCCTGCTTTGTTGTAAGTTTGATTATTACTTGGATCGCAGCTTCACTTATAACGAACCCACTTAAGAAGTTACTTCGTTCGATGCGAAGATTACAGAATGGAGACTTTAGTCAACGCGTCGATTTCTCTGGACAAGATGAGATCGGGCGCTTAGGTGAAGGCTATAACAATATGGTCATTCGTATTAAAGACTTAATTGATGAAGTGTATGCCATGCAATTGAAGCAACGAAATGCAGAATTGAAAACGCTACAAGCTCAGATCCATCCTCATTTTCTATACAATACACTAGATATGATATGCTGGACAGCACAACAGCGAGGACAAAAAGATATCTCAGAGCTTGTCTATTCGTTATCTAATCTATTCCGACTTAGTCTCAGCGAAGGTCGAGATTTTATTACACTTGACGAGGAGCTTGAGCTCATTCGAAGCTATTTATTTTTACAGAAACAAAGATTCAAAGATCGTCTTCATTTTGAAATTCATGTCCCTGATGATGCTCTTGCACTTCATGTGCCTAAGTTATTACTGCAACCATTGATCGAAAATGCAGTTATTCACGGTATAGAGCCGCTACATGAACATGGATTTATTCAAGTTACGATTCAATATAGTAACCATCAACTTCATATCGAAGTCATGGACAATGGCGTTGGAATTCAACAAGAACGATTGTATGAGATTAATCAAGCACTCCTTCAACACTCTAATCTACATCGTGATCAGAATTCTTCATCCTTCTTTGCATTAACCAATGTGAAAGAACGATTAATTATTATTTATGGGTCAGAGATCTTATTCCATATTACAAGTACTGAAGGTAAGGGTACACTTGTATCCATGACTTTTCCAATCAGTGAAGGAGGAATACATTGTGGTTAA
- a CDS encoding extracellular solute-binding protein, giving the protein MKNKKTNWAMLLLVCTMLFLAACSNNGGTSTNNGDKNAAPTPTPAESTTKDPEPEQITLKFFTALADRANGLGKVEQDIIDQYMVEFPNVKIEVEALQDEPYKAKVKVYSSTNDLPDIMQVWGQPSFIQPLLDNNLLASLDESSFKDLDFVEGSFDGFAKDGKIYGVPRGADYLVLYYNKKMFADNNLTAPTTTEELNNVIATFRGKNINPIAINGMDGWTLPIWYDYVLQRQTGTFDTMDQGLRGEKSFTDEEFVKGAQAMLDFANAKGFADGYLTADYGAARNLFGQEQSAMYLMGNWEASLATDENFSEDFRNNVAAVPYPASDVAPASNLASWYGGGYSIAENSKHKEEASKFLNYMFQPDRWAKMIWEADAGTPAQKFEQFLTGNETALQKELVQIFNTATSSSGTPIHDSATDEFKQTVMDAHQSLLVGKITPVQFAQALEDAASKTR; this is encoded by the coding sequence ATGAAAAACAAAAAAACAAATTGGGCAATGTTATTGCTAGTATGTACGATGCTATTTTTAGCAGCATGTAGTAATAACGGAGGAACTAGTACGAATAACGGAGATAAGAATGCAGCTCCTACTCCTACCCCTGCGGAAAGCACAACTAAGGATCCAGAACCAGAACAAATTACGTTGAAGTTCTTTACAGCACTTGCTGATCGTGCGAACGGTTTAGGAAAAGTTGAGCAAGATATTATTGACCAATACATGGTAGAATTTCCGAATGTAAAAATTGAGGTAGAAGCATTACAAGATGAGCCTTATAAGGCAAAAGTAAAAGTATATTCATCTACAAACGATCTACCTGACATCATGCAAGTATGGGGACAACCTTCCTTTATTCAACCACTACTGGATAATAACTTACTTGCAAGCTTAGATGAGTCATCATTTAAAGATTTGGATTTTGTAGAAGGTTCTTTTGACGGTTTTGCTAAAGACGGTAAAATCTATGGGGTACCTCGTGGAGCAGACTACTTAGTTCTTTACTATAACAAAAAGATGTTTGCTGATAACAATCTAACTGCTCCAACTACAACTGAAGAATTAAATAATGTCATTGCTACATTCCGTGGTAAAAACATTAACCCAATTGCAATTAATGGTATGGATGGTTGGACTTTGCCGATCTGGTATGACTATGTTCTTCAACGTCAAACAGGTACGTTTGACACAATGGATCAAGGTCTTCGTGGTGAAAAATCATTTACGGATGAAGAGTTTGTAAAAGGCGCGCAAGCAATGCTAGATTTCGCAAATGCAAAAGGCTTTGCAGATGGATACTTAACAGCTGATTATGGTGCTGCACGTAATCTATTTGGTCAAGAGCAATCTGCGATGTATCTAATGGGTAACTGGGAAGCAAGTCTAGCTACAGATGAGAACTTCTCTGAAGATTTCCGTAACAATGTAGCGGCTGTTCCTTATCCTGCAAGTGATGTAGCTCCAGCTTCCAATCTAGCTTCATGGTATGGCGGTGGATATTCTATTGCTGAAAATTCTAAACATAAAGAAGAAGCTTCGAAATTCCTTAACTACATGTTCCAACCTGACCGTTGGGCGAAAATGATATGGGAAGCGGATGCAGGAACACCTGCTCAAAAGTTTGAACAATTCTTAACTGGTAATGAAACAGCACTACAAAAAGAGCTAGTTCAAATTTTCAATACGGCTACTTCTAGTAGTGGTACTCCAATTCATGACTCTGCTACAGATGAATTTAAGCAGACGGTTATGGATGCACACCAAAGCTTATTAGTAGGTAAAATAACACCAGTACAATTTGCACAAGCGCTTGAAGATGCTGCAAGTAAAACAAGATAA
- a CDS encoding sugar ABC transporter permease, with amino-acid sequence MHQVMSNKKTIFLLVVPGFLFFLFMVCVPIVMSVYYGMTDWKGIGDYNMVGLENYINILIHDKVFWRSLWNAILLVIATVVLQHPIAILFAILLTHMGKWEKLYRVLFFIPAVISIVVTSKLWSAIYHPNFGLLNKVLESIGLTSLKQEWLGNPDIAIWSLIVTIMWQGFGYALLLYYAGLQGIPEDLYEAAKLDGANYTQLYTKIIIPLLAPMMRVAIILAVITCLKQMETVFLMTNGGPGESTQFLGNYVYKAAFSSSLYGYGNAISVLFVIFCLILTVIMNKLLKKDVGEF; translated from the coding sequence ATGCATCAAGTAATGAGCAATAAGAAAACAATATTTCTATTAGTAGTTCCTGGATTTTTGTTTTTCCTGTTTATGGTCTGCGTTCCTATAGTAATGAGTGTCTATTACGGTATGACCGATTGGAAGGGTATTGGCGACTATAACATGGTTGGTTTAGAGAATTATATCAATATATTAATTCATGATAAAGTGTTCTGGAGATCTCTCTGGAATGCCATACTATTAGTAATAGCAACAGTCGTTCTGCAACATCCTATCGCTATATTATTTGCAATTTTGCTAACACATATGGGCAAGTGGGAAAAACTTTATCGAGTGCTTTTCTTTATCCCAGCTGTTATCTCGATCGTAGTAACATCTAAGCTATGGAGTGCAATTTATCATCCTAATTTTGGACTGTTGAATAAAGTACTTGAATCTATAGGACTTACATCTTTGAAGCAAGAATGGTTAGGTAATCCCGATATTGCAATTTGGTCTTTGATTGTAACGATTATGTGGCAAGGGTTTGGTTATGCGTTATTACTTTACTACGCAGGATTACAAGGAATTCCTGAGGATTTATATGAGGCGGCTAAGCTTGATGGGGCCAATTATACTCAACTTTATACGAAAATAATAATTCCATTACTTGCTCCGATGATGAGAGTTGCCATTATCCTTGCTGTAATTACTTGCTTAAAGCAGATGGAAACCGTATTCTTGATGACCAATGGTGGTCCAGGTGAAAGTACGCAGTTTCTAGGTAATTACGTATATAAAGCGGCATTTTCTTCCTCATTGTACGGATATGGTAATGCAATTTCAGTTCTCTTTGTTATCTTCTGCTTAATCTTGACGGTAATAATGAATAAGCTTCTCAAAAAAGATGTAGGCGAATTTTAA
- a CDS encoding carbohydrate ABC transporter permease, whose translation MDTTMRRGSKIILFVVMSAIALIQIFPLIWLINFSFLKSGDFFGSSFLKWPEAFQWKNYADAFSNGRVPTYFMNSLFVTLTTVIVSAVLALMMSYAFTRMNWKLKGPTMNFIMLGMIIPIHATLLPNFIMFNKLNMLDHLGTLIIPYIAFSIPISMFIMTGFLETIPRVIEESAIIDGAGVFTILFRIILPMTKPAIATVSVLNFITWWNEFIMANTFLVSEDLKTLPFSIMKFTGQYSSNYGAQFAVMTCIAIPSILFYLLFTEQLTKGITAGAVKG comes from the coding sequence ATGGATACAACAATGCGACGAGGGAGTAAGATCATATTATTTGTTGTCATGTCAGCAATAGCCTTAATACAGATTTTCCCTCTAATTTGGCTAATAAACTTCTCGTTTTTGAAAAGTGGAGACTTCTTTGGATCATCGTTTCTGAAATGGCCGGAAGCCTTTCAATGGAAAAACTATGCTGACGCATTCTCAAATGGACGAGTACCGACGTATTTCATGAATAGTCTATTTGTTACGTTAACGACTGTTATTGTTTCAGCAGTTTTAGCATTAATGATGAGTTACGCGTTCACTAGAATGAACTGGAAGCTAAAGGGTCCTACAATGAATTTTATTATGTTAGGTATGATCATTCCCATTCATGCGACGTTACTTCCCAACTTCATTATGTTCAATAAATTAAATATGCTTGATCATTTAGGGACCTTAATTATTCCGTACATTGCGTTCTCAATTCCAATTAGTATGTTTATTATGACAGGATTTCTAGAAACAATTCCAAGAGTGATTGAGGAATCAGCAATTATTGATGGTGCTGGAGTATTCACCATTTTATTCCGAATTATATTACCGATGACTAAACCGGCAATTGCTACAGTCTCTGTTCTGAACTTCATTACATGGTGGAATGAATTTATTATGGCCAATACGTTTCTCGTATCGGAGGATTTGAAGACGTTACCGTTCTCAATTATGAAATTTACTGGTCAATATTCCTCCAACTATGGCGCGCAATTCGCAGTTATGACTTGTATCGCTATTCCATCTATTCTATTCTATCTTTTGTTTACAGAGCAACTAACGAAGGGTATAACAGCTGGAGCGGTGAAAGGTTAA
- a CDS encoding ROK family protein — translation MLVSKEQGNQFAIGIDIGGTKILTALVDRSGSIIHQVEFPTLPEQGSDDVIRRIHEAVRVLIDRIPELGRLLGIGVISAGVIDSKKMSIVYSANLGWKDVEIGAILEKSFQVPVMLGNDANLAALAEYVWGTRQEIKDLIYITISTGIGAGIVSGGQLVKGVSDSAGEFGHISVDSMGPKCGCGNYGCLENYCSGTAIANIANTKLPLRSSGAWTSKDVFEAAKAGNNDAIEIIKLGGFHLGNAIITLIHLFNPSQIIMGGGVMSGESMLLQEAKKIIEERCLPDMKKQLVIRRTELGKEIGVLGAAGLFFMDDTIS, via the coding sequence TTGTTGGTATCCAAAGAGCAAGGTAACCAATTTGCAATCGGAATTGATATTGGTGGAACTAAAATTCTTACAGCTCTTGTAGATAGATCAGGAAGCATTATTCATCAGGTAGAGTTTCCAACACTGCCTGAACAAGGCTCAGATGATGTTATTCGAAGAATTCATGAGGCAGTTCGAGTTTTAATTGATCGTATTCCAGAGTTAGGGCGATTACTTGGTATTGGTGTAATATCAGCAGGGGTTATCGATTCGAAGAAAATGAGTATTGTTTATTCAGCTAATCTCGGATGGAAAGACGTTGAGATCGGAGCAATACTTGAAAAAAGTTTTCAAGTGCCAGTTATGTTAGGTAATGATGCTAATCTAGCTGCTTTAGCGGAATATGTATGGGGTACACGCCAAGAAATTAAGGATTTAATATATATTACAATAAGTACTGGTATTGGTGCGGGTATTGTTAGTGGTGGACAACTAGTGAAAGGTGTATCTGATAGTGCAGGTGAATTTGGGCATATCTCGGTTGATTCGATGGGTCCCAAATGTGGCTGTGGAAACTACGGATGCCTTGAAAACTATTGTTCTGGAACAGCAATTGCCAATATTGCAAATACAAAGCTACCATTAAGATCAAGCGGAGCATGGACAAGCAAAGATGTGTTTGAGGCTGCAAAAGCTGGAAACAATGATGCTATTGAAATTATAAAATTAGGTGGTTTTCACTTAGGAAATGCAATAATAACACTTATTCATTTATTCAATCCATCTCAAATTATTATGGGTGGTGGCGTTATGAGTGGCGAAAGTATGCTACTTCAAGAAGCTAAGAAAATTATTGAAGAAAGATGTTTGCCAGATATGAAGAAGCAATTAGTCATTAGGCGGACTGAGCTTGGTAAAGAGATCGGTGTACTTGGAGCAGCGGGATTGTTCTTTATGGATGATACGATTAGCTAA
- a CDS encoding MurR/RpiR family transcriptional regulator, protein MLSLLQALKESGENLSPQEKNLVNFFLEQPREAVQMSITELAKLSGSSTSTISRFCRLFHAENFTEFKVKLAMELSEEPTTSTYQDIVAGQSLDHIVNAITANHIRSVSDTAKILDYSKLRETIDVLHHAKRIDIYGIATSGVVAEDFYQKLIRIGKAAAVFADPHMQQTSAASLGKGDVAIGFSYSGETPETIEALISAAEQGATTISVTKYGANTLSDIAEISLFISSSEAGMRRGDMASRMAQLHLVDILFVGLVSEYFDVYVPRLERSYQNVKRFIDKKGGY, encoded by the coding sequence ATATTGAGTTTATTGCAAGCATTAAAGGAAAGTGGAGAAAACTTATCTCCGCAAGAAAAAAATCTAGTGAATTTTTTTCTTGAGCAGCCAAGAGAGGCCGTTCAAATGTCTATTACAGAATTGGCTAAATTATCGGGAAGTAGTACTTCAACGATTTCAAGATTTTGTAGATTATTTCACGCTGAGAACTTTACAGAATTTAAAGTTAAGCTGGCGATGGAACTTTCTGAGGAACCGACAACAAGTACGTATCAAGATATTGTAGCAGGACAGTCATTAGATCATATCGTTAATGCTATTACAGCCAATCATATTCGCTCCGTTTCAGATACTGCGAAGATACTTGATTATAGTAAGCTTCGTGAAACGATAGATGTATTGCACCATGCGAAACGAATCGATATTTACGGGATTGCTACATCTGGTGTCGTTGCTGAAGATTTTTATCAGAAACTTATTCGTATCGGTAAAGCTGCAGCAGTTTTCGCAGATCCACATATGCAACAAACATCTGCAGCATCACTTGGCAAAGGTGATGTAGCCATCGGATTCTCTTACTCAGGTGAAACACCTGAAACTATTGAAGCACTTATAAGTGCTGCTGAGCAAGGTGCAACAACAATTTCCGTAACGAAATATGGTGCGAATACGCTGTCTGATATTGCAGAGATTAGTCTGTTTATCTCCTCTTCTGAAGCAGGAATGCGCCGCGGAGATATGGCTTCGCGAATGGCTCAGCTTCATCTTGTAGATATATTATTTGTGGGGCTTGTTAGTGAGTATTTTGATGTTTATGTGCCTCGATTAGAACGTTCTTATCAGAATGTGAAACGATTTATTGATAAAAAGGGAGGGTATTAA